Proteins found in one Quercus robur chromosome 2, dhQueRobu3.1, whole genome shotgun sequence genomic segment:
- the LOC126713283 gene encoding abscisic stress-ripening protein 2-like, whose amino-acid sequence MAEEKHHHHHLFHHNKDEDKPVETVYTETTTGYAETGNSESTTEGYGATTISTESEVDYRKEEKHHKNLEHLGEMGAVTAGAYALHEKHKSKKDPEHAHKHKIEEEIAAAAAVGAGGYAFHEHHEKKEAKEQDEEAHGKKHHHLLG is encoded by the exons ATGGCTGAAGAGAagcatcaccaccaccaccttttCCATCACAACAAGGACGAGGATAAGCCTGTTGAAACTGTCTACACTGAGACTACTACTGGTTATGCTGAGACTGGGAACAGTGAGTCGACCACAGAAGGATATGGTGCCACCACCATCTCCACCGAGTCTGAGGTTGACTACAGGAAGGAAGAGAAGCACCACAAGAATCTCGAGCACCTTGGTGAGATGGGTGCTGTCACAGCTGGTGCTTATGCCTTG CACGAGAAGCATAAGTCAAAGAAAGATCCAGAGCATGCCCACAAGCACAAGATAGAAGAGGAGATTGCAGCAGCGGCTGCAGTTGGAGCTGGTGGATATGCCTTCCATGAGCATCATGAGAAGAAAGAGGCAAAGGAACAAGACGAAGAGGCTCATGGAAAGAAGCACCACCACCTTTTGGGTTG